In Candidatus Sodalis pierantonius str. SOPE, one DNA window encodes the following:
- the argE gene encoding acetylornithine deacetylase, translated as MIKIPPFIELYRALIATPSISATDAALDQSNEALITLLAGWFRDLGFQVEVQPVPETRNKFNMLASIGSEPGGLLLTGHSDTVPFDDGRWTRDPFVLTEHDNKLYGLGTADMKGFFAFVLDSLRDIDAATLKKPLYVLATADEETSMAGASYFARSSQLRPDCAIIGEPTSLTPVRAHKGHLSNAVTVMGQSGHSSDPARGVNAIEVMHEAISQLKLLRDSLQTRYHHPAFVIPYPTMNFGHIHGGDAANRICGCCELHMDIRPLPGLTLGDLEELMTEALAPVSERWPGRITVSALHPPIPGYECPVDAPLVQVVEKLLGVETEVVNYCTEAPFIQALCPTLVLGPGSINQAHQPDEFIDTAFIKPTWELITQIVQHFCHH; from the coding sequence ATGATAAAAATACCCCCTTTTATTGAGCTCTACCGTGCGCTTATTGCCACGCCGTCCATCAGCGCCACCGACGCCGCTCTGGACCAAAGTAATGAGGCGTTAATCACTTTGCTGGCGGGCTGGTTCCGCGATCTGGGGTTTCAGGTTGAAGTCCAGCCGGTGCCGGAGACACGCAACAAGTTTAACATGTTGGCAAGCATAGGCAGCGAGCCGGGGGGATTATTATTAACGGGCCACAGCGATACGGTCCCGTTCGACGATGGCCGCTGGACGCGGGATCCTTTTGTCCTGACCGAGCACGACAATAAGCTTTACGGCCTGGGTACTGCGGATATGAAAGGGTTCTTCGCTTTCGTGCTCGATAGCCTGCGGGATATCGATGCTGCCACGCTGAAAAAACCGCTCTACGTGCTGGCGACGGCGGATGAAGAAACCTCAATGGCCGGCGCCAGTTATTTCGCCCGCAGCAGTCAATTAAGGCCGGATTGCGCCATTATCGGCGAACCGACCTCCCTGACGCCGGTACGCGCCCATAAAGGCCATTTGTCCAACGCGGTCACCGTGATGGGGCAATCCGGGCACTCAAGCGATCCCGCCCGCGGCGTTAACGCCATCGAAGTGATGCATGAGGCCATCTCTCAGCTCAAGCTCCTGCGTGATTCGCTACAGACGCGCTATCACCATCCGGCCTTTGTCATTCCTTACCCCACCATGAATTTTGGTCATATTCACGGCGGCGATGCGGCTAACCGCATCTGCGGCTGCTGTGAATTGCATATGGATATTCGTCCGCTGCCCGGCCTAACGCTCGGCGATCTGGAGGAGCTGATGACCGAGGCGCTGGCGCCCGTCAGCGAACGCTGGCCGGGCCGTATTACGGTGTCGGCGCTGCATCCGCCCATCCCAGGCTATGAATGCCCGGTGGATGCGCCGCTGGTGCAAGTGGTGGAAAAACTGCTGGGGGTAGAGACCGAGGTGGTCAACTATTGCACCGAGGCCCCGTTTATTCAGGCGTTATGTCCCACCCTGGTGCTCGGTCCCGGCTCTATCAATCAGGCGCATCAGCCCGATGAATTTATCGACACGGCATTCATCAAACCCACCTGGGAATTGATCACGCAGATTGTTCAGCATTTTTGCCATCACTGA
- the argC gene encoding N-acetyl-gamma-glutamyl-phosphate reductase, whose product MLNMLIVGASGYTGAELALYLARHPQMNLAALTVSAQSADAGKLLSELHPQLKGIVDLPLQPMDDVSTWAKCADVVFLATAHEVSHTMAPQFLAAGGVVIDLSGAYRVNQADFYTQYYGFEHQHADWLDRAVYGLAEWQEEAIKTAQLIAVPGCYPTASQLALKPLVAGGLLNGEQWPVINAVSGVSGAGRKATLGNSFCEVSLQPYGIFTHRHQPEIASHLGIPVIFTPHLGNFARGILATITCRLRPGVTQAAVAASFHQAYDDEPLVRLYDQGVPALKAVVGTPFCDIGFKMQGEHLIVVAAEDNLLKGAAAQAVQCANIRFGYAQTQALW is encoded by the coding sequence ATGCTGAATATGCTGATTGTCGGCGCCAGCGGTTACACGGGCGCCGAGCTCGCGCTCTACCTGGCCCGCCACCCGCAGATGAATCTTGCCGCGCTGACGGTTTCCGCGCAGAGCGCCGACGCCGGCAAATTGCTCTCCGAGCTGCATCCGCAGTTAAAAGGCATTGTTGATTTGCCGCTGCAGCCGATGGACGATGTCAGCACATGGGCGAAGTGCGCCGATGTGGTGTTTCTCGCCACCGCCCATGAAGTAAGCCATACGATGGCACCGCAGTTTCTGGCGGCCGGCGGCGTGGTGATTGATCTTTCCGGCGCCTACCGCGTCAATCAGGCAGACTTTTATACGCAATATTACGGGTTCGAGCACCAGCACGCTGACTGGCTGGACCGGGCCGTATACGGTCTGGCGGAGTGGCAGGAAGAGGCGATAAAAACCGCTCAGCTGATAGCGGTGCCCGGCTGTTATCCCACCGCCTCGCAGCTGGCGCTTAAACCGCTGGTCGCAGGGGGGTTGCTTAACGGCGAACAATGGCCGGTGATAAATGCGGTCAGCGGCGTCAGTGGTGCCGGCCGCAAGGCAACGCTCGGCAATAGTTTCTGCGAAGTCAGTCTGCAGCCTTACGGTATCTTCACCCATCGCCACCAGCCGGAAATCGCCAGCCATTTGGGTATCCCGGTGATTTTCACGCCGCATTTGGGCAATTTTGCCCGCGGCATCCTGGCGACCATTACCTGTCGGCTGCGGCCTGGCGTGACCCAGGCGGCAGTCGCGGCCAGTTTCCATCAGGCCTATGACGACGAGCCGCTGGTGCGGCTTTACGATCAGGGCGTGCCGGCGCTCAAAGCGGTAGTGGGCACGCCGTTTTGCGATATTGGTTTTAAAATGCAGGGCGAACATCTGATCGTGGTGGCCGCCGAGGATAATCTGCTCAAGGGAGCAGCGGCGCAGGCGGTGCAGTGCGCCAATATCCGTTTTGGTTATGCGCAGACGCAGGCGCTTTGGTAA
- the argB gene encoding acetylglutamate kinase: MMNPLIIKLGGVLLDSDEALERLFTALDSYRAEHQRPLLIVHGGGCLVDELMHKLSLPVVKKNGLRVTPTDQIAIITGALAGTANKTLLAWAKKHAINGVGLCLGDGDSVSVTPLDPALGHVGHAHPGSPALLTTLLDAGYLPVINSIGITADGALMNVNADQAATALAATLGADLILLSDVSGILDGKGQRIAEMTAQKAEQLIEQGIITDGMIVKVNAALDAARTLGRPVDIASWRHAEQLPALFNGVAIGTRILA; this comes from the coding sequence ATAATGAATCCATTGATTATCAAACTGGGCGGCGTATTGCTGGACAGCGACGAGGCGCTGGAGCGTTTATTTACCGCGCTCGATAGTTACCGCGCCGAGCACCAGCGCCCCTTGCTTATCGTCCACGGCGGGGGTTGCCTGGTGGACGAGTTGATGCATAAACTTTCCCTGCCGGTGGTAAAGAAAAACGGTCTGCGGGTGACGCCTACGGATCAGATTGCGATTATTACCGGCGCGCTGGCCGGCACCGCGAATAAGACGTTGTTGGCGTGGGCGAAGAAACACGCCATTAATGGGGTAGGGCTGTGCCTGGGGGACGGCGACAGCGTGAGCGTGACGCCGCTTGACCCGGCGCTGGGCCATGTCGGCCATGCGCATCCCGGTTCACCGGCGCTGCTGACCACGCTCTTGGACGCGGGCTATTTGCCCGTCATCAATTCTATCGGGATCACCGCCGATGGCGCATTGATGAACGTTAACGCCGATCAGGCGGCGACCGCGTTGGCCGCCACCCTGGGCGCGGATCTGATCCTGCTGTCCGACGTCAGCGGGATCCTCGACGGCAAAGGCCAGCGCATTGCGGAAATGACGGCGCAGAAAGCCGAACAGCTGATCGAACAGGGGATCATCACCGACGGTATGATAGTGAAGGTCAATGCCGCGCTCGATGCGGCACGTACGCTGGGCAGGCCGGTGGATATCGCCAGCTGGCGTCACGCCGAGCAGCTGCCGGCGTTGTTCAACGGCGTTGCCATCGGCACCCGCATATTGGCCTGA
- the argH gene encoding argininosuccinate lyase, giving the protein MALWGGRFSQAADQRFKSFNDSLRFDYRLAEQDIVGSVAWSRALVTVGVLSETEQQQLEDALNVTLEEVRAAPQAILASDAEDIHSWVEQRLIEKVGDLGKKLHTGRSRNDQVATDLKLWCKTQVAELLGAIRQLQQALVLTAEANQDVVMPGYTHLQRAQPVTFGHWCLAYGEMLSRDESRLRDTLTRLDVSPLGAGALAGTAYAIDRDRLAGWLGFAGATRNSLDSVSDRDHVLELLSDAAIGMVHLSRFAEDLIFFNTGETGFIELSDRVTSGSSLMPQKKNPDALELIRGKCGRVQGALTAMLMTLKGLPLAYNKDMQEDKEGLFDALDTWLDCLHMAALILDGIQLKSPRCREAAQQGYANATELADYLVALGIPFREAHHIVGEAVVEAIRQGLPLEALPLAQLQAFSPVIGDDVYPVLALTSCLAQRKAKGGVAQEQIAQAIAEAKQRLA; this is encoded by the coding sequence ATGGCACTTTGGGGCGGACGGTTCAGTCAGGCGGCGGATCAACGTTTTAAATCTTTTAACGACTCGCTGCGGTTCGATTATCGCCTGGCCGAGCAGGATATTGTCGGCTCCGTGGCCTGGTCCCGCGCGCTGGTCACCGTTGGGGTATTGAGCGAAACGGAACAACAGCAGCTGGAAGACGCCCTGAACGTCACCCTGGAAGAAGTGCGCGCAGCGCCGCAGGCCATCCTCGCCAGCGATGCGGAAGATATTCACAGCTGGGTTGAGCAGCGCTTGATTGAGAAGGTGGGCGACTTGGGCAAGAAGCTGCATACCGGGCGCAGCCGCAACGACCAGGTGGCGACGGATCTGAAGCTGTGGTGCAAAACGCAAGTCGCCGAGCTGCTTGGCGCAATTCGCCAATTGCAACAGGCGCTGGTGCTCACCGCCGAGGCCAATCAGGACGTCGTGATGCCCGGCTATACCCATTTACAGCGCGCGCAACCGGTCACCTTCGGTCATTGGTGTCTGGCCTACGGCGAGATGCTGTCCCGCGACGAAAGCCGCCTGCGCGACACATTAACACGGCTGGACGTCAGCCCGCTCGGCGCCGGTGCGTTAGCCGGCACCGCTTACGCTATCGATCGCGATCGGCTGGCCGGCTGGCTGGGTTTCGCTGGCGCCACCCGCAACAGCCTGGATAGCGTTTCCGATCGCGATCACGTTCTGGAGTTGTTGTCGGACGCGGCCATCGGCATGGTACATCTTTCCCGTTTTGCCGAAGATCTCATCTTCTTTAACACCGGCGAGACGGGCTTCATCGAGTTATCGGATCGCGTCACCTCCGGTTCGTCGCTGATGCCGCAGAAGAAAAACCCCGATGCGCTGGAGCTTATCCGCGGTAAATGCGGCCGGGTACAGGGCGCGCTGACCGCTATGTTGATGACGCTCAAGGGGTTGCCGCTGGCCTATAACAAGGACATGCAGGAAGATAAAGAGGGGTTGTTCGACGCGCTGGATACCTGGCTTGACTGCCTGCACATGGCGGCGCTGATACTCGATGGCATCCAGCTGAAATCGCCGCGCTGCCGTGAAGCGGCGCAGCAGGGCTATGCCAACGCCACCGAACTGGCGGATTATCTGGTGGCGCTGGGTATTCCCTTTCGCGAGGCGCACCATATCGTCGGTGAGGCGGTAGTGGAGGCGATTCGCCAGGGGCTGCCCCTGGAGGCGCTGCCGCTGGCGCAATTGCAGGCCTTCAGTCCGGTGATAGGCGATGATGTCTATCCGGTATTGGCGCTAACGTCATGCCTGGCGCAGCGTAAGGCGAAAGGCGGCGTGGCGCAGGAACAGATCGCGCAGGCTATCGCCGAGGCGAAACAGCGTCTGGCGTGA
- a CDS encoding glutathione peroxidase, with protein sequence MFHSQEGKRVPQVIFHTRQDDQWVDVSTDELFSHKTVIVFSLPGAFTPTCSSSHLPRYNELAGLFAQQGVDSIVCLSVNDAFVMNARKADQHADHIQFIPDGNGEFTRGMGMLVEKAALGFGTRSWRYSMLVRDGVVEKMFIEPDKSGDPFEVSDADTMLCYLAPGCQVQASVSLFTKPGCPFCARAKQMLVERGMPFEEILLGKDATSVSLRAVTGRATVPQVFIGGKHIGGSEELAAFLEQT encoded by the coding sequence ATGTTCCATAGTCAGGAAGGAAAGAGGGTCCCGCAAGTCATATTCCATACCCGCCAGGACGATCAATGGGTGGATGTGTCAACGGATGAACTGTTCAGCCATAAGACGGTAATCGTTTTTTCACTGCCGGGGGCGTTCACGCCGACCTGCTCTTCCAGTCATTTGCCGCGTTATAACGAGCTGGCGGGGCTGTTTGCGCAGCAGGGCGTGGACAGTATTGTCTGCCTCTCCGTTAACGATGCTTTTGTTATGAATGCCAGGAAAGCGGATCAGCATGCGGACCACATCCAATTCATTCCCGACGGCAACGGCGAATTCACCCGCGGCATGGGTATGCTGGTGGAGAAGGCGGCGCTGGGCTTCGGTACCCGCTCTTGGCGCTACTCCATGCTGGTGCGCGACGGCGTAGTGGAAAAGATGTTCATCGAGCCGGACAAATCCGGCGATCCGTTTGAAGTGTCCGACGCCGATACGATGCTATGTTATCTGGCGCCGGGATGTCAGGTGCAGGCGTCGGTGTCGTTATTTACCAAACCCGGCTGCCCGTTTTGCGCCAGGGCCAAGCAGATGCTGGTCGAACGCGGTATGCCATTCGAGGAAATTTTACTCGGGAAAGACGCCACCTCTGTCAGCCTGCGCGCGGTCACGGGACGCGCTACGGTGCCGCAGGTGTTTATCGGCGGCAAACATATTGGCGGCAGCGAAGAGCTGGCGGCGTTTCTGGAACAGACGTAG
- the oxyR gene encoding DNA-binding transcriptional regulator OxyR: MNIRDLEYLVALAEHRHFRRAAYSCHVSQPTLSGQVRKLEDELGVMLLERTSRKVLFTQAGLLLVDQARTVLREVKVLREMASQQGESMSGPLHIGLIPTVGPYLLPHIVPTLHQTFPKLEMYLHESQTSQLLQQLDSGKLDCAILALVKESEAFIEVPLFDEPMQLAIYADHPWADRDRVPMSDLAGERLLMLEDGHCLRDQAMGFCFQAGADEDTHFRATSLETLRNMAAAGSGITLLPSLAVPRERKRDGVCYLNCYKPEPKRTIALVYRPGSPLRARYEQLADCIRSHMQAYMGTGLKQAV, encoded by the coding sequence ATGAACATTCGCGATCTTGAGTATTTGGTGGCCTTGGCCGAGCATCGTCATTTCCGACGCGCCGCCTATTCCTGCCATGTTAGTCAGCCCACTCTCAGCGGACAGGTGCGCAAGCTGGAAGATGAATTGGGCGTGATGTTATTGGAACGAACCAGCCGTAAAGTGCTGTTTACCCAAGCCGGCCTGCTGCTGGTGGATCAGGCGCGTACGGTACTACGGGAAGTGAAAGTTCTGCGCGAGATGGCCAGCCAGCAGGGAGAATCCATGTCGGGGCCGCTGCATATCGGTCTTATCCCCACCGTGGGGCCCTACCTACTGCCGCATATTGTTCCGACGCTGCACCAGACCTTTCCCAAGCTGGAAATGTATTTGCACGAGTCACAAACCAGTCAGCTGTTGCAGCAGCTTGATAGCGGCAAGCTGGATTGCGCTATTTTGGCGCTGGTGAAAGAGTCGGAAGCGTTTATCGAGGTGCCGCTGTTCGATGAACCGATGCAGTTGGCTATCTATGCCGATCATCCCTGGGCCGATCGCGATCGGGTGCCGATGTCGGATCTTGCCGGCGAGCGGCTGCTGATGCTGGAAGACGGCCACTGTCTGCGCGACCAGGCGATGGGTTTCTGCTTCCAGGCCGGCGCCGACGAAGATACCCACTTTCGCGCCACCAGCCTGGAAACCCTGCGTAATATGGCGGCGGCGGGCAGCGGCATCACCCTGCTGCCCTCGCTGGCGGTACCGCGGGAGCGCAAACGGGATGGCGTTTGCTATCTCAATTGCTATAAACCAGAGCCCAAACGCACTATCGCGCTGGTGTACCGGCCCGGTTCACCGCTGCGCGCGCGTTATGAGCAACTGGCGGACTGTATCCGCAGCCATATGCAAGCCTACATGGGTACTGGCTTAAAACAGGCGGTTTAA
- the sthA gene encoding Si-specific NAD(P)(+) transhydrogenase: protein MQPKYDYDAIIIGSGPGGEGAAMGLTKRGARVAMIERYDNVGGGCTHWGTIPSKALRQAVSRIIEVNQSPLHGNTRLPHTGFADILRHADQVIKQQTHMRQGFYERNHCQIFTGEASFVDEHRVQIHYGDNTTEILSAENIVIACGSCPYHPQDVDFDHARIYDSDSILDLKHDPHHVIIYGAGVIGCEYASIFRGMNVKVDLINTRDRLLAFLDQEMSDALSYHFWENGVVIRHNEEYEEIKGLDDGVEVRFRSGKRMKADCLLYANGRTGNTDTLQLDNVGLEADSLGLIKVNSMYQTAARHIYAVGDVIGYPSLASAAYDQGRIAAQVIIKGQANVQLIENIPTGIYTIPEISSVGKTEQELTAMKVPYEVGQAQFKHLARAQIVGMNVGSLKLLFHRETKQILGIHCFGERAAEIIHIGQAIMEQKGEGNTIEYFVNTTFNYPTMAEAYRVAALNGLNRLF from the coding sequence ATGCAACCAAAGTACGATTACGATGCCATTATTATCGGTTCCGGACCGGGCGGCGAAGGCGCCGCCATGGGGTTGACCAAGCGTGGCGCGCGCGTCGCGATGATCGAGCGCTATGACAACGTCGGCGGAGGTTGCACCCATTGGGGCACCATTCCCTCCAAAGCGCTGCGTCAGGCGGTCAGTCGGATTATTGAAGTCAACCAGAGTCCGCTGCATGGCAATACCCGCCTTCCCCATACCGGTTTCGCCGATATTCTGCGTCACGCCGATCAAGTCATAAAGCAGCAAACCCATATGCGCCAGGGCTTTTACGAGCGCAACCACTGTCAGATATTCACCGGCGAGGCCAGCTTCGTCGATGAACACCGGGTGCAGATCCATTATGGCGACAATACCACCGAAATCCTGAGCGCGGAAAATATCGTCATCGCCTGCGGCTCGTGCCCCTATCATCCCCAGGATGTGGATTTTGACCATGCGCGTATTTACGATAGCGACTCTATCCTCGATTTAAAGCACGATCCCCACCATGTTATTATTTACGGTGCCGGCGTCATCGGCTGCGAGTACGCATCAATTTTTCGCGGCATGAACGTCAAGGTAGATTTGATTAACACCCGCGATCGACTGCTGGCGTTCCTCGACCAGGAGATGTCCGACGCCCTGTCTTATCATTTCTGGGAAAACGGCGTGGTTATCCGCCACAATGAGGAATACGAAGAAATCAAAGGGCTCGATGACGGTGTTGAGGTGCGTTTTCGCTCCGGTAAACGCATGAAAGCCGATTGCCTGCTTTACGCCAACGGCCGCACCGGCAATACCGACACCCTTCAGTTGGATAATGTCGGGCTGGAAGCGGACAGCCTCGGCCTGATTAAAGTCAACAGCATGTATCAAACCGCCGCCCGCCATATCTATGCGGTCGGCGATGTGATTGGCTATCCCAGCCTAGCCTCCGCGGCTTACGATCAGGGCCGTATCGCCGCCCAGGTGATAATCAAAGGGCAAGCCAACGTGCAGTTGATTGAAAATATTCCCACCGGCATTTATACCATCCCCGAAATCAGCTCTGTCGGTAAAACCGAGCAAGAACTTACGGCAATGAAAGTCCCCTATGAAGTCGGACAGGCGCAGTTCAAACATCTGGCGCGGGCGCAAATCGTCGGCATGAACGTTGGCAGCCTAAAACTGTTATTCCACCGCGAGACGAAACAGATTTTGGGCATTCACTGTTTTGGCGAGCGCGCCGCCGAAATTATTCATATCGGCCAAGCCATCATGGAGCAGAAGGGGGAAGGCAATACCATCGAGTATTTCGTCAATACGACCTTCAATTACCCCACCATGGCGGAAGCTTACCGGGTTGCGGCGCTTAACGGGTTAAACCGCCTGTTTTAA
- the fabR gene encoding HTH-type transcriptional repressor FabR encodes MGVRAQQKERTRRSLIEAAFSQLSAERSFASLSLREVARQAGIAPTSFYRHFRDVDELGLTMVDESGLMLRQLMRQARQRIAKGGSVIRTSVATFMEFIGNNPNAFRLMLRERSGTSSAFRAAVAREIQHFIAELADYLEIENHMPRNFTEAQAEAMVIIVFNAGAEALDVDLEQRRQLEERLVLQLRMISKGAFYWYRRGQEKALTLTQNNDR; translated from the coding sequence ATGGGCGTCAGAGCGCAACAAAAAGAGCGGACGCGGCGTTCGCTCATTGAGGCGGCATTCAGCCAGTTGAGCGCTGAACGCAGTTTCGCCAGCCTGAGCCTGCGTGAAGTTGCCCGCCAAGCCGGCATTGCGCCCACCTCGTTTTACCGCCATTTCCGCGATGTGGATGAGCTGGGGCTCACCATGGTGGACGAAAGCGGTCTGATGTTGCGCCAATTGATGCGCCAGGCGCGTCAGCGCATCGCCAAGGGGGGCAGCGTGATCCGCACCTCGGTGGCCACATTTATGGAATTTATCGGTAACAACCCCAATGCCTTCCGCCTGATGCTGCGCGAACGCTCCGGCACCTCCAGCGCCTTTCGCGCCGCGGTGGCGCGGGAAATCCAGCACTTTATTGCCGAGCTCGCCGATTATTTGGAAATTGAAAACCATATGCCGCGCAACTTTACCGAAGCGCAAGCGGAAGCGATGGTTATCATCGTTTTCAATGCCGGCGCCGAAGCGCTGGATGTCGATTTAGAGCAGCGCCGCCAACTGGAAGAGCGGCTGGTGCTGCAGTTGCGTATGATTTCCAAAGGGGCTTTTTATTGGTACCGTCGCGGACAGGAAAAAGCGCTGACCCTTACCCAGAATAATGACAGGTAA
- the trmA gene encoding tRNA (uridine(54)-C5)-methyltransferase TrmA: protein MTPQTLPLDQYEHQLTEKANRLRQMMLAFQAPEAQIFRSRPAHYRMRAEFRIWHDEDDLYHIMFDQQTKARIRIDHFMAGSSLINTLMTEMMTAIRPEPVLRAKLFQIDYLTTLSGEAVVTLIYHRPLDDAWRDGAARLRDALRARGYQIQLIGRANKTKICLDRDYVDERLTVAGRTLIYRQIENSFTQPNADINIHMLEWALAATEGAQGDLLELYCGNGNFSLALARHFDKVLATEIAKPSVKAAQYNIAANHIDNVQIIRMSAEEFTQAMRGEREFTRLKEIDLRSYRCETIFVDPPRNGLDDETVSMVQAYPRILYISCNPDSLCRNLTTLAATHRIERLALFDQFPYTHHMECGVLLVRKATTG, encoded by the coding sequence ATGACGCCACAGACGTTACCCCTCGACCAGTATGAACACCAGTTGACGGAAAAAGCGAACCGTCTGCGGCAGATGATGCTGGCGTTCCAGGCGCCCGAGGCGCAGATTTTCCGATCGCGGCCGGCGCATTATCGCATGCGGGCCGAGTTCCGCATCTGGCATGATGAGGACGATCTTTATCACATCATGTTCGATCAGCAGACCAAAGCGCGGATCCGCATCGATCATTTCATGGCCGGCAGTTCCCTCATCAATACGCTAATGACCGAGATGATGACGGCCATACGCCCTGAGCCGGTGCTGCGCGCCAAACTGTTTCAAATAGACTATCTCACGACGCTAAGCGGTGAAGCGGTCGTCACGCTCATTTATCACCGACCGCTGGACGATGCCTGGCGCGATGGCGCCGCGCGCCTGCGCGACGCATTGCGCGCCCGCGGGTACCAAATCCAGCTCATCGGCCGCGCCAACAAGACTAAAATCTGCCTGGATCGCGATTATGTCGACGAGCGCCTGACCGTCGCCGGCCGCACGCTTATCTACCGACAGATTGAGAACAGCTTTACCCAGCCCAATGCCGATATCAATATTCACATGCTGGAATGGGCGCTGGCGGCCACCGAGGGCGCGCAGGGAGATTTGCTGGAGCTTTACTGCGGCAACGGCAATTTTTCCCTGGCGCTGGCGCGTCATTTTGACAAAGTGCTGGCCACCGAAATCGCCAAACCGTCGGTGAAGGCGGCACAGTACAATATCGCCGCCAACCATATCGATAACGTACAAATAATCCGTATGTCGGCGGAAGAATTTACCCAGGCGATGCGGGGGGAACGCGAATTCACCCGTTTGAAGGAGATTGATCTGCGCAGCTACCGTTGCGAAACGATTTTTGTCGACCCGCCGCGCAACGGGCTGGACGATGAGACGGTGAGCATGGTGCAGGCCTATCCGCGCATCCTGTATATCTCCTGTAATCCCGACTCCCTGTGCCGCAACCTCACCACGCTTGCCGCCACGCACCGTATTGAACGGCTGGCGCTGTTTGACCAGTTTCCCTACACCCATCATATGGAATGCGGCGTGTTGCTGGTACGCAAGGCTACGACGGGTTAA
- the murI gene encoding glutamate racemase has product MATRLQDGNSISPGPMLSDGSTTKRLTILVFDSGVGGLSIYDEVRQTLPDAHYLYVFDNEAFPYGEKPEQFIVDRVVAIVGAMWRLHKLDMVIVACNTASTISLPALRERFPCPIIGVVPAIKPAARLTRNGIVGLLATRATVQRSYTHDLISQFAGDCQILQLGTAELVDMAEAKLHGEMVPLPVLRKLLRPWLRAVEPPDTVVLGCTHFPLLSPELQSVLPEGTRLVDSGSAIARRAAWLVEHDIDVSGLQGEAGPNRAYCLAPTPQAVALMPALTRYGFGSLGKLTL; this is encoded by the coding sequence ATGGCTACCAGACTGCAGGACGGGAATTCTATCTCACCGGGACCTATGCTTTCTGACGGCAGCACCACTAAACGACTCACCATTCTTGTTTTTGACTCCGGCGTGGGGGGCCTATCGATTTATGATGAGGTCAGGCAAACCTTGCCGGATGCCCATTATCTGTACGTATTTGACAATGAGGCGTTCCCCTACGGTGAGAAACCGGAGCAGTTCATTGTTGATAGGGTCGTCGCCATCGTTGGCGCGATGTGGCGGCTGCATAAGCTCGATATGGTCATCGTTGCCTGTAATACCGCCAGCACGATTTCACTGCCGGCGTTGCGCGAGCGTTTTCCCTGCCCCATCATCGGCGTGGTGCCGGCCATCAAACCGGCGGCCAGGCTCACCCGTAATGGCATCGTCGGACTACTGGCGACCCGCGCTACCGTACAGCGCAGCTATACTCACGATCTCATCAGTCAATTCGCCGGCGATTGCCAAATTTTGCAATTGGGTACGGCCGAACTGGTGGATATGGCGGAAGCCAAACTGCATGGTGAAATGGTGCCGCTGCCGGTGCTGCGTAAACTCCTTCGTCCTTGGTTGAGGGCGGTGGAGCCCCCCGACACGGTCGTGCTTGGCTGCACCCATTTTCCCCTGCTAAGCCCAGAATTACAGTCGGTACTGCCGGAAGGAACCCGCCTGGTCGATTCCGGCTCAGCCATTGCCCGCCGCGCCGCCTGGTTGGTAGAGCATGATATCGATGTCAGCGGCCTACAGGGCGAAGCGGGGCCGAACAGGGCCTACTGCCTTGCCCCCACGCCGCAAGCGGTGGCGCTGATGCCCGCATTGACGCGCTATGGTTTCGGATCATTGGGAAAGCTTACGCTCTAA
- a CDS encoding phage tail sheath C-terminal domain-containing protein, which yields MAGPGRSEQENALANGLTPFGMNGSQVQIVRAVSTYVKNSMGVTDLSLMDITILSSLDYVRLACRARITQRFPREKLNDIRLLRIRSELLDVLYALEQPEIVENVDEHKDQLTVTRSRQDDSRADASIPAAVVRGLHVFAATIYLL from the coding sequence ATGGCCGGGCCGGGGCGTAGCGAGCAGGAAAACGCGCTGGCCAACGGCCTGACACCTTTTGGGATGAACGGCAGTCAGGTGCAGATTGTGCGGGCGGTCAGCACCTATGTGAAAAACAGCATGGGGGTCACTGACCTTTCGTTGATGGATATCACTATTCTGAGCTCGCTGGACTATGTGCGCCTGGCCTGCCGTGCCCGTATCACCCAGCGCTTCCCGCGCGAAAAGCTCAACGATATCCGCCTGCTGCGTATCCGCTCCGAGCTGCTCGATGTGCTGTATGCCCTGGAGCAGCCGGAAATCGTTGAAAATGTGGACGAGCACAAGGACCAGCTGACGGTGACGCGCAGTCGGCAGGATGACAGCCGCGCCGATGCCAGTATCCCGGCGGCGGTGGTGCGTGGTCTGCATGTGTTTGCCGCCACCATTTATCTTTTGTAA